Proteins from a single region of Engystomops pustulosus chromosome 5, aEngPut4.maternal, whole genome shotgun sequence:
- the EXOG gene encoding nuclease EXOG, mitochondrial, whose amino-acid sequence MSGRLLSRCLSRRFLGGFVLGAAVSTSSCLAALYLYDRKRPEPEPVQTSPLEEYGFPQIGAEVRRYISHALSYDQAKKTPHWVIEHLTKEKIVGIADRKHCRFKPDPNVPEIFSASNEDYLRSGWSRGHMAPAGDSKYSTEAMAETFYLSNIVPQNYENNAGFWNRFEMYCRDLTERFDDVWIVTGPLTLPLQQENGKKSVTYQVIGKDDVAVPTHLYKVILARKKPSDETLAEGAFIVPNAPISFQHQLPEYQVPLETLEKLSGLVFFPQVDKSKGVKNICEVDTCKLIELEEFKLYIAGRRMKNARDLQKVEKIMLELSEADIKPDKYLLELYEQRKKELESSETKTARDERRG is encoded by the exons ATGTCCGGGCGCCTCCTCTCCCGGTGTCTGAGCCGCCGGTTCCTGGGAGGATTCGTGCTAGGGGCGGCGGTGAGCACCTCCTCCTGCCTGGCCGCGCTCTATCTATATGACCGGAAGAGACCGGAGCCAG AGCCAGTTCAGACGTCACCCTTAGAGGAATATGGATTCCCACAGATTGGAGCGGAGGTCAGAAGATACATCAGTCATGCTTTATCCTATGACCAGGCCAAGAAGACCCCACACTGGGTGATTGAGCATCTTACAAAAGAGAAAATAGTTG GTATCGCTGACCGAAAACACTGCCGATTTAAACCGGATCCAAACGTTCCTGAAATATTCAGCGCCAGCAATGAGGACTATTTACGCAGCGGGTGGTCCCGGGGGCACATGGCACCTGCAGGGGACAGTAAATATTCTACA GAGGCGATGGCTGAAACGTTTTACCTGTCAAACATTGTGCCTCAGAACTATGAGAACAACGCCGGCTTCTGGAATAG GTTTGAAATGTATTGTCGAGACCTAACGGAGCGATTTGATGACGTCTGGATTGTGACTGGTCCTCTGACGTTACCGTTGCAGCAGGAGAACGGCAAAAAGAGCGTCACCTATCAG GTTATTGGTAAGGATGATGTAGCAGTGCCGACTCATCTTTACAAAGTCATCCTCGCCAGAAAGAAGCCGTCTGATGAGACTCTAGCCGAAGGAGCTTTTATTGTTCCCAATGCTCCCATTAGCTTTCAGCATCAGCTTCCTGAATATCAAGTCCCCCTTGAGACACTTGAGAAGCTCTCTGGTCTAGTTTTTTTCCCTCAAGTGGACAAATCGAAAGGAGTGAAGAACATCTGCGAGGTGGACACCTGTAAACTCATTGAACTGGAAGAATTCAAGTTATACATAGCAGGACGGAGGATGAAAAACGCTAGGGACCTCCAAAAAGTGGAGAAGATTATGCTGGAACTGAGTGAGGCCGACATAAAGCCGGACAAGTATCTGCTAGAGCTGTACGAGCAGAGAAAGAAGGAACTGGAGTCCAGTGAGACCAAAACTGCACGAGATGAAAGGAGAGGGTGA